A window from Sinanaerobacter sp. ZZT-01 encodes these proteins:
- a CDS encoding serine hydrolase, with translation MKNRTTVNELLIQREMDFWNVPGLSLSIVKKGHEPYTKSFGWRDKENKLEVMDTTLFGVASCSKSMTSAIIAMLVASGKLDYDIPVINYIPGFAMMDEEATGSMTLRDMLCHRTGLGGHDAIWPVPKTLKEFSQVFPYLLPSAPFRSRPQYSNIIYAVIGYIAETVTGQSWTNLMQNYLFDPLGMTSANCQAKAMIDSDNFAHPYQVLDGKLTKLPVWNVDVVAPAASVNCTAIDMCKWLSFLINKGRTADGTQLIPENIFQAMITPQVDFSDDIGPDAKLYPSDGYAMGWKTGKYREKLICKHTGKIEGYTSIQAFMPDDDIGISLMMNLHSPTVAIMHTILYTLIDSLLNLPSVDWTWKFRDDRKPTAEDYKDCHVDIFHSIYPDAIPNEMPSQQLMASYKAHLYEGTYHNPGYGFLTIVSKGDKLYMKYRDMFLPATPYWTGNFRVDNVKEDIFTLSIPLTFICDEKHKSIGLRVRFEPLIDDIVFLKKD, from the coding sequence ATGAAAAACAGGACTACTGTCAACGAACTACTTATTCAACGGGAAATGGATTTCTGGAATGTTCCAGGATTATCTTTGAGTATTGTAAAAAAAGGCCATGAACCTTATACGAAATCCTTTGGCTGGAGAGACAAGGAAAACAAACTGGAGGTAATGGACACTACACTTTTTGGTGTAGCCTCCTGCTCAAAATCCATGACCTCTGCAATAATTGCCATGTTGGTGGCTTCTGGGAAACTGGACTATGATATTCCCGTCATAAACTACATTCCTGGATTTGCAATGATGGATGAAGAAGCGACTGGCAGCATGACCCTTCGGGACATGCTGTGCCACAGAACAGGACTTGGCGGCCATGATGCCATTTGGCCCGTCCCAAAAACATTAAAAGAATTCTCCCAAGTTTTTCCATATCTTCTGCCCAGCGCCCCCTTCAGAAGCAGGCCGCAATACAGCAACATCATCTATGCTGTAATCGGTTATATTGCAGAAACCGTAACTGGACAATCATGGACCAATTTGATGCAAAATTATTTGTTTGATCCATTAGGTATGACCTCGGCCAATTGTCAGGCAAAGGCCATGATCGATTCTGACAATTTTGCTCATCCATACCAGGTATTAGACGGCAAACTTACCAAACTTCCCGTCTGGAATGTAGATGTAGTCGCCCCGGCAGCTTCCGTTAACTGTACCGCAATAGATATGTGCAAATGGCTGTCTTTCCTGATTAATAAAGGCCGCACAGCGGACGGCACTCAATTGATTCCAGAAAATATCTTCCAAGCCATGATTACCCCACAGGTAGATTTTTCAGATGATATAGGACCCGATGCGAAACTATATCCCTCAGACGGATATGCTATGGGGTGGAAAACCGGTAAATACAGAGAAAAATTAATTTGTAAGCATACGGGCAAAATCGAAGGATATACCTCTATCCAAGCCTTCATGCCAGATGATGATATTGGAATCTCCCTTATGATGAACCTTCATTCACCCACCGTTGCCATCATGCATACGATTCTTTATACTCTCATTGACTCATTGCTGAATCTTCCTTCGGTTGACTGGACCTGGAAATTCAGAGATGACAGGAAGCCTACGGCAGAAGATTATAAAGATTGCCACGTGGACATCTTTCATTCCATTTATCCAGATGCCATCCCTAATGAAATGCCGTCACAGCAACTTATGGCATCCTATAAGGCTCACTTATATGAAGGTACATACCATAATCCCGGATATGGTTTTTTAACAATAGTATCCAAGGGTGACAAGTTATATATGAAATATCGGGATATGTTTTTACCTGCAACACCTTATTGGACCGGTAATTTCCGAGTGGATAACGTAAAAGAAGATATATTCACGCTGTCCATCCCACTTACCTTTATCTGCGATGAGAAACATAAAAGCATTGGCTTAAGAGTCCGTTTTGAGCCCCTGATTGATGATATTGTATTTCTTAAGAAAGATTAA